The following are encoded in a window of Carya illinoinensis cultivar Pawnee chromosome 15, C.illinoinensisPawnee_v1, whole genome shotgun sequence genomic DNA:
- the LOC122297680 gene encoding surfeit locus protein 1-like isoform X2, translating into MAVAASISRALTRKLRLVEGISSGSNNSVSLPRPWDLPPLPPCYSPFSTSAVPESLPASSSQAPGNERRSGWSKLFLFLPGALTFGLGTWQIFRRQDKIKMLEYRQKRLEMEPLMFNGISPSDGKLDPLEFRRVKCKGFFDEKRSIYLGPRSRSISGVTENGYHVITPLMPIPNSTESMQLPILVNRGWVPRSWKDRSVEDFQSGKQPLATPSVQDSERSSWWRFWSPKRQKVEVNVPAVNPTEVVGVVRGSEKPSIFVPANDPSSCQWFYVDVPAIARATGLPENTVYIEDINENVNPSNPYPLPKDVNTLIRSSVMPQDHLNYTLTWYSLSAAVTFMAFKRLRTKKNHR; encoded by the exons ATGGCTGTAGCAGCTTCCATTTCCAGAGCTCTAACCAGAAAGCTCCGTTTAGTTGAAGGTATTAGTAGTGGTAGTAATAATAGCGTTTCGCTTCCCAGGCCATGGGACCTACCGCCACTACCACCATGCTATTCTCCCTTCTCTACCTCCGCCGTGCCGGAATCCCTGCCAGCGTCCTCTTCCCAAGCTCCCG GGAATGAAAGAAGGTCGGGATGGTCTAAATTGTTTCTGTTCCTTCCCGGAGCTCTCACTTTTGGACTCGGCACTTGGCAAATTTTCAGAAGACAGGACAAG ATAAAAATGCTGGAATATAGACAAAAAAGGCTGGAAATGGAACCCCTGATGTTTAACGGAATATCTCCATCAGATGGGAAACTGGATCCTCTGGAGTTTAGGAGGGTGAAATGCAAAGGATTTTTTGATGAGAAAAGGTCAATCTATCTAGGCCCCCGTTCAAGAAGCATTTCAGGAGTGACTGAAAATGGCTACCATGTCATCACTCCCCTCATGCCGATTCCCAACAGCACTGAGAG CATGCAGTTGCCAATTTTGGTCAACAGAGGATGGGTTCCTCGTAGCTGGAAGGACAGATCTGTGGAAGATTTTCAGTCTGGAAAACAGCCTTTGGCAACCCCCTCTGTCCAAGATAGTGAAAGAAGCTCTTGGTGGAGGTTTTGGTCCCCAAAGAGACAAAAAGTGGAG GTCAATGTCCCTGCTGTTAATCCTACAGAAGTTGTTGGAGTAGTTCGTGGAAGTGAGAAGCCTAGCATATTTGTTCCAGCAAATGATCCAAGCTCCTGTCAGTGGTTCTATGTCGATGTTCCTGCAATTGCTCGTGCCACCGGACTTCCTGAGAATACTGTCTACATTGAAGACATAAATGAAAATGTCAATCCAAGTAACCCTTACCCTCTTCCAAAGGATGTCAACACCTTGATTCGAAGTTCAGTCATGCCACAGGATCATCTGAATTATACATTGACATG GTATTCACTGTCTGCTGCTGTCACATTCATGGCTTTCAAGAGATTGAGGACCAAAAAGAATCACAGATAG
- the LOC122297680 gene encoding surfeit locus protein 1-like isoform X1: MAVAASISRALTRKLRLVEGISSGSNNSVSLPRPWDLPPLPPCYSPFSTSAVPESLPASSSQAPGRNERRSGWSKLFLFLPGALTFGLGTWQIFRRQDKIKMLEYRQKRLEMEPLMFNGISPSDGKLDPLEFRRVKCKGFFDEKRSIYLGPRSRSISGVTENGYHVITPLMPIPNSTESMQLPILVNRGWVPRSWKDRSVEDFQSGKQPLATPSVQDSERSSWWRFWSPKRQKVEVNVPAVNPTEVVGVVRGSEKPSIFVPANDPSSCQWFYVDVPAIARATGLPENTVYIEDINENVNPSNPYPLPKDVNTLIRSSVMPQDHLNYTLTWYSLSAAVTFMAFKRLRTKKNHR, translated from the exons ATGGCTGTAGCAGCTTCCATTTCCAGAGCTCTAACCAGAAAGCTCCGTTTAGTTGAAGGTATTAGTAGTGGTAGTAATAATAGCGTTTCGCTTCCCAGGCCATGGGACCTACCGCCACTACCACCATGCTATTCTCCCTTCTCTACCTCCGCCGTGCCGGAATCCCTGCCAGCGTCCTCTTCCCAAGCTCCCGGTA GGAATGAAAGAAGGTCGGGATGGTCTAAATTGTTTCTGTTCCTTCCCGGAGCTCTCACTTTTGGACTCGGCACTTGGCAAATTTTCAGAAGACAGGACAAG ATAAAAATGCTGGAATATAGACAAAAAAGGCTGGAAATGGAACCCCTGATGTTTAACGGAATATCTCCATCAGATGGGAAACTGGATCCTCTGGAGTTTAGGAGGGTGAAATGCAAAGGATTTTTTGATGAGAAAAGGTCAATCTATCTAGGCCCCCGTTCAAGAAGCATTTCAGGAGTGACTGAAAATGGCTACCATGTCATCACTCCCCTCATGCCGATTCCCAACAGCACTGAGAG CATGCAGTTGCCAATTTTGGTCAACAGAGGATGGGTTCCTCGTAGCTGGAAGGACAGATCTGTGGAAGATTTTCAGTCTGGAAAACAGCCTTTGGCAACCCCCTCTGTCCAAGATAGTGAAAGAAGCTCTTGGTGGAGGTTTTGGTCCCCAAAGAGACAAAAAGTGGAG GTCAATGTCCCTGCTGTTAATCCTACAGAAGTTGTTGGAGTAGTTCGTGGAAGTGAGAAGCCTAGCATATTTGTTCCAGCAAATGATCCAAGCTCCTGTCAGTGGTTCTATGTCGATGTTCCTGCAATTGCTCGTGCCACCGGACTTCCTGAGAATACTGTCTACATTGAAGACATAAATGAAAATGTCAATCCAAGTAACCCTTACCCTCTTCCAAAGGATGTCAACACCTTGATTCGAAGTTCAGTCATGCCACAGGATCATCTGAATTATACATTGACATG GTATTCACTGTCTGCTGCTGTCACATTCATGGCTTTCAAGAGATTGAGGACCAAAAAGAATCACAGATAG
- the LOC122297681 gene encoding non-specific lipid transfer protein GPI-anchored 9, which produces MERKRKLELERTTPHENKNFQNYNVQKIAAVSNQLYIYIHDHIFVCKNITKIRREKENKSIIIILPIISMASIMNMNLTLFLLFSSWVFVGYSQSMGLNTFVQGGSSGSAASMPCVQKLLPCKEYLKPPVSMPPAVSCCVPLKEMLTDDVNCLCRVFDNPEILKSFNVTQDDALKLPKACGANADISLCKKGASPPATSATPPPSSDDSKSAAAYGVSQFGGSGLAALILALLFISVFQA; this is translated from the exons atggagaggaagagaaagttAGAGCTGGAACGAACAACTCCTcatgaaaacaaaaactttcaaaattaTAACGTGCAAAAAATAGCAGCAGTTTCCaaccaactatatatatatatacatgatcacATCTTTGTCTGTAAAAACATCACAAAgatcagaagagaaaaagaaaacaaatcaaTCATCATCATCCTCCCTATTATATCAATGGCTTCCATCATGAACATGAATTTGACATTGTTTCTTCTGTTTTCTTCATGGGTTTTCGTGGGTTACTCTCAATCGATGGGCCTCAACACCTTTGTTCAAGGAGGTTCATCAGGGAGTGCTGCTTCAATGCCATGCGTACAGAAACTCCTTCCATGTAAAGAATACTTGAAGCCGCCGGTCTCCATGCCGCCCGCGGTCTCGTGCTGTGTGCCACTGAAGGAGATGCTCACCGATGATGTCAACTGCCTCTGCCGTGTTTTCGACAATCCTGAGATTCTCAAGTCGTTCAACGTTACCCAGGATGATGCCTTGAAGCTTCCAAAGGCCTGCGGTGCCAATGCCGACATATCATTATGCAAAAAAG GAGCATCTCCGCCAGCCACTTCAGCTACTCCCCCTCCCTCCTCCGATG ATTCAAAAAGTGCAGCAGCATATGGGGTCTCTCAGTTTGGTGGGTCTGGTTTGGCAGCTCTCATTCTGGCTCTATTGTTCATTTCAGTATTCCAGGCTTGA